A region of Phytohabitans rumicis DNA encodes the following proteins:
- a CDS encoding LCP family protein, which translates to MEYQEVPGSGGLYGRSRTRRRRRLRRTLVVALAAVLLIAGGGLGAAWAYGRSLNHDLARTNAFAGLPTDRPTQTVTGALNILVLGSDSRDPDNTADSRTDTIMLVHVDADHQHAYSISIPRDSWVYVPASADGTHGDTKAKINAAYAWGGTPLVVQTVEKFTGVRIDHVVLIDFAGFARVTDALGGVDMYVEQTITSIHGQHRTFTKGEHHFTGAEALDYVRQRKQFKDGDFARERHQQEFLKALMTKAASTGTLTDPVKLNAFLRAVTSSVTVDESFNLVDTAFALRDLRADDVTFLTSPSAGTPTIDGQSVVEPNTTKAAALYKAVRTDTVAQWVAASKK; encoded by the coding sequence GTGGAGTACCAAGAAGTTCCTGGTAGCGGCGGTTTGTACGGCAGATCGCGGACCCGCCGGCGGCGCCGGCTGCGCCGTACCCTGGTGGTCGCCCTCGCGGCGGTGTTGTTGATCGCGGGCGGCGGCCTGGGCGCCGCGTGGGCCTATGGGCGGTCGCTGAACCACGACCTGGCCCGGACCAACGCGTTCGCCGGGCTGCCCACCGACCGGCCGACGCAGACCGTCACCGGGGCGCTGAACATCCTGGTGCTCGGCAGCGACTCCCGCGATCCGGACAATACCGCTGATTCGCGCACCGACACCATTATGTTGGTGCACGTCGACGCCGACCACCAGCACGCGTACTCGATCTCCATCCCGCGCGACAGCTGGGTGTACGTGCCGGCGTCCGCCGACGGCACGCACGGCGACACCAAGGCGAAGATCAATGCCGCGTACGCCTGGGGCGGCACGCCGCTCGTGGTGCAGACGGTGGAGAAGTTCACCGGGGTGCGCATCGACCACGTCGTGCTCATCGACTTCGCCGGCTTCGCGCGGGTGACCGACGCGCTCGGCGGCGTGGACATGTACGTCGAGCAGACCATCACCTCGATCCACGGGCAGCACCGCACGTTCACCAAGGGCGAGCACCACTTCACCGGCGCGGAGGCGCTGGACTACGTGCGGCAGCGCAAGCAGTTCAAGGACGGCGATTTCGCCCGTGAACGGCACCAGCAGGAGTTCCTGAAGGCGTTGATGACCAAGGCGGCCAGCACCGGTACCCTCACCGACCCCGTGAAGCTCAACGCCTTCCTGCGGGCGGTGACCAGCTCGGTCACCGTGGACGAGAGCTTCAACCTGGTGGACACCGCGTTCGCGCTGCGCGACCTGCGGGCGGACGACGTCACGTTCCTCACCAGCCCCAGCGCGGGCACCCCGACGATCGACGGGCAGAGCGTCGTCGAGCCCAACACGACCAAGGCGGCCGCCCTCTACAAGGCGGTACGGACCGACACCGTCGCCCAGTGGGTGGCCGCGTCGAAGAAGTAG
- a CDS encoding substrate-binding domain-containing protein — MLAEAGAPVPEIVHGGWDPASAHRAGQRLAADPGATAILCGNDDTALAVRRALYEAGRDVPGDVSLVGFDDVPGAAYWTPALTTVRMDFVALGRACLAAVTGAVEQAPLAPPRLVIRESTAPPRSR; from the coding sequence GTGCTGGCGGAGGCCGGCGCCCCGGTGCCGGAGATCGTGCACGGCGGTTGGGATCCGGCGTCGGCGCACCGGGCGGGGCAGCGGCTGGCGGCCGACCCGGGGGCCACGGCCATCCTGTGCGGCAACGACGACACCGCCCTCGCGGTGCGCCGCGCCCTGTACGAGGCGGGCCGGGACGTGCCCGGCGACGTGAGCCTGGTGGGCTTCGACGACGTGCCGGGCGCGGCGTACTGGACGCCGGCGCTGACCACCGTGCGGATGGACTTCGTGGCCCTGGGCCGGGCCTGCCTGGCCGCCGTGACCGGGGCGGTGGAGCAGGCGCCGCTCGCCCCGCCCCGCCTGGTGATCCGCGAGTCCACGGCACCCCCAAGGTCGCGGTGA
- the chrA gene encoding chromate efflux transporter: MTDRPHVSVATVVKEWGRIGCIGFGGPPTHIALLRQLCVDRRKWLDGKAFEDAVAACNLLPGPASTQLAIFCAWHVRGRLGALAGGIAFIVPGLVVILALATLFLAGSPPPWVAGAGAGAGAAVAAVAVHAGAGLIPASWQRATSRPRRMRWVGYLLAGLAAAATVGPWLVLVLLGCGLIEVTTQRVRARTGTANAHVPLPVLAAATGAGGGVLLSLAWVALKVGALSYGGGFVIIPLMQADAVDRYHWMTDGQFLNAVALGQITPGPVVQTVAVVGYAAAGIGGGVLASAIAFSPSFAFVLLGAHRFDRLRGNPGVRAFLDGAGPAAIGAILGSAIPLALALAEPWQYAVLAGAAVLLLALRRGVVTTLLAAAAVGISLALAGAPLPT, translated from the coding sequence ATGACTGATCGCCCGCACGTCAGCGTCGCCACCGTGGTCAAGGAGTGGGGACGGATCGGCTGCATCGGCTTCGGCGGACCACCGACCCACATCGCGCTGCTGCGCCAGCTGTGCGTCGACCGCCGTAAGTGGCTCGACGGCAAGGCGTTCGAGGACGCGGTCGCCGCGTGCAACCTGCTGCCCGGGCCGGCCTCCACCCAGCTGGCCATCTTCTGCGCCTGGCACGTGCGCGGGCGGCTGGGGGCGCTCGCCGGCGGGATCGCGTTCATCGTCCCGGGCCTCGTGGTGATCCTCGCCCTGGCCACGCTCTTCCTCGCCGGCTCCCCGCCGCCGTGGGTGGCCGGCGCCGGCGCCGGGGCGGGCGCCGCGGTGGCGGCGGTCGCCGTCCACGCCGGCGCCGGCCTGATCCCGGCCAGCTGGCAACGCGCCACCAGCCGACCGCGCCGGATGCGTTGGGTTGGGTACCTGCTCGCCGGGCTCGCCGCCGCGGCCACCGTCGGCCCGTGGCTGGTGCTGGTGCTGCTCGGCTGCGGCCTAATCGAGGTCACCACCCAGCGGGTACGCGCCCGCACCGGCACCGCGAACGCCCACGTACCCCTGCCCGTGCTCGCCGCCGCCACCGGCGCGGGCGGCGGCGTCCTGCTCTCGCTCGCGTGGGTGGCCCTGAAGGTCGGCGCCCTCTCGTACGGCGGCGGCTTCGTGATCATCCCGCTGATGCAGGCCGACGCCGTGGACCGCTACCACTGGATGACCGACGGGCAGTTCCTCAACGCCGTCGCCCTCGGCCAGATCACGCCCGGCCCGGTGGTACAGACCGTCGCCGTGGTCGGCTACGCCGCTGCGGGCATCGGCGGCGGCGTGCTCGCCTCGGCGATCGCGTTCAGCCCGTCGTTCGCGTTCGTGCTGCTGGGCGCGCACCGCTTCGACCGCCTGCGCGGCAACCCGGGCGTACGCGCGTTCCTCGACGGCGCGGGCCCGGCCGCGATCGGCGCAATCCTCGGCTCGGCCATCCCGCTCGCCCTCGCCCTCGCCGAGCCCTGGCAGTACGCCGTCCTCGCCGGCGCCGCGGTCCTGCTGCTGGCCCTACGCCGCGGCGTGGTCACGACCCTGCTGGCCGCGGCCGCGGTCGGTATATCACTCGCCTTGGCCGGCGCTCCCCTCCCCACCTAA
- a CDS encoding carbohydrate-binding protein, which produces MRYGATGFLYGLGDEGIPTETMLAALRPQVTAQKAPDGLQHPNGDALKIAPMFKRAGGREIQIYMQDIYQQWPYENLGIADYLAKVDTMTRKVVADPYRSSYVYVPFNEPDLMWYSGNLSGLLADWRTVFQRIRSIDSAARIAGPNFASYRSADLRTFLTYARDNGVLPDVMTWHELGNDFYTDWHNHYSDYRAIETSLGISPRPININEYGRSSGDLGVPGNLVQYVAKFEASKVDGCLAYWTTAGGLNDLVTRNNQATGGWWLYKWYGELTGNTVAVTPPAPGGSLQGVAALDAAKKQARIVFGGNNPASGTYDTNVVVQGLGSASYLGTTVHATVWGVDNSGLNPSTGPYLVAEGDYVSSGGQVTIPLTALKGASAYQVIVTPNTDLSVAGAASRYQAEYARIDGTARVTYGTNTGYSGTYFVEGYGASTTASTKFVVTVPSDGYYNLGLRYSAGPYTGASANRSVRLRLNGSDLADVALPGTANWNTWNTVTTKVFLPAGISRVEANAYATDDRDAVNLDYLDVAATTGTVTTYQAEASGNTRGGTAVVVSDSAASGGQYVGWIGAGAANTLRFNSVTAATAGRYRLVIGYANGELGSGATNYNSNIVDRYADISVNGGTARRHYFRNTLGWSIYRTTVVDVDLAAGANTITFANASTGYAPNIDLIQIAAPVG; this is translated from the coding sequence TTGCGGTACGGGGCGACCGGGTTCCTGTACGGGCTGGGGGACGAGGGCATTCCCACCGAGACGATGCTGGCGGCGCTGCGACCGCAGGTGACCGCGCAGAAGGCGCCGGACGGCCTGCAGCACCCGAACGGCGACGCGCTGAAGATCGCGCCGATGTTCAAGCGGGCCGGCGGCCGCGAGATCCAGATCTACATGCAGGACATCTACCAGCAGTGGCCGTACGAGAACCTCGGCATCGCCGACTACCTGGCCAAGGTCGACACGATGACCCGCAAGGTGGTCGCCGACCCGTACCGCTCCTCGTACGTGTACGTGCCGTTCAACGAGCCCGACCTGATGTGGTACTCGGGCAACCTCAGCGGGCTGCTCGCCGACTGGCGGACCGTCTTCCAGAGGATCCGCTCCATCGACTCCGCCGCCCGGATCGCCGGCCCCAACTTCGCCAGCTACCGCTCGGCCGACCTGCGCACGTTCCTCACCTACGCCCGCGACAACGGCGTCCTGCCGGACGTCATGACCTGGCACGAACTGGGCAACGACTTCTACACCGACTGGCACAACCACTACAGCGACTACCGGGCCATCGAGACCAGCCTGGGCATCAGCCCCAGACCGATCAACATCAACGAGTACGGCCGCTCCTCCGGCGACCTGGGCGTGCCGGGCAACCTGGTGCAGTACGTCGCCAAGTTCGAGGCGTCCAAGGTGGACGGTTGCCTGGCGTACTGGACGACCGCGGGCGGGCTCAACGACCTGGTGACCCGCAACAACCAGGCGACCGGCGGCTGGTGGCTCTACAAGTGGTACGGCGAGCTGACCGGCAACACGGTGGCCGTCACCCCGCCGGCGCCGGGCGGCTCGTTGCAGGGCGTGGCGGCGCTGGACGCGGCCAAGAAGCAGGCCCGGATCGTCTTCGGCGGCAACAACCCGGCCTCCGGCACGTACGACACCAACGTCGTCGTCCAGGGCCTCGGCTCGGCGTCGTACCTCGGCACCACCGTGCACGCGACGGTGTGGGGCGTGGACAACTCCGGCCTCAACCCCTCGACCGGGCCGTACCTGGTGGCCGAGGGGGACTACGTGTCCAGCGGCGGGCAGGTCACCATCCCGCTGACCGCGCTCAAGGGCGCCTCGGCGTACCAGGTGATCGTCACGCCGAACACCGACCTGTCGGTGGCCGGCGCGGCCTCGCGCTACCAGGCCGAGTACGCCCGCATCGACGGCACCGCGCGGGTCACGTACGGCACCAACACCGGCTACTCGGGCACCTACTTCGTCGAGGGGTACGGGGCGAGCACCACCGCCAGCACCAAGTTCGTCGTCACGGTGCCGTCCGACGGCTACTACAACCTGGGCCTGCGCTACTCGGCCGGCCCGTACACCGGGGCGTCCGCCAACCGGTCGGTCCGGCTGCGGCTTAACGGGTCGGACCTGGCCGACGTCGCGCTGCCCGGCACCGCCAACTGGAACACCTGGAACACCGTCACCACCAAGGTCTTCCTGCCCGCCGGCATCAGCCGGGTCGAGGCCAACGCCTACGCCACCGACGACCGGGACGCCGTCAACCTCGACTACCTGGACGTCGCGGCCACCACCGGCACGGTCACCACGTACCAGGCCGAGGCGTCCGGCAACACGCGCGGCGGCACCGCGGTCGTGGTGAGCGACTCGGCCGCCTCCGGCGGCCAGTACGTCGGCTGGATCGGCGCCGGCGCCGCCAACACCCTGCGGTTCAACAGCGTCACCGCGGCCACCGCCGGCCGCTACCGGCTGGTCATCGGGTACGCCAACGGCGAGCTCGGCAGCGGCGCCACGAACTACAACAGCAACATCGTCGACCGGTACGCCGACATCAGCGTCAACGGCGGCACCGCCCGCCGGCACTACTTCCGCAACACGCTGGGCTGGTCGATCTACCGCACCACGGTCGTCGACGTCGACCTGGCGGCCGGCGCGAACACCATCACGTTCGCCAACGCCTCCACCGGCTACGCGCCGAACATCGACCTGATCCAGATCGCCGCACCCGTCGGCTAG
- a CDS encoding winged helix-turn-helix transcriptional regulator, whose protein sequence is MHHRQHADPDRRQVDREDHHLLAGRPRRFSELQVPLGSVTPKVLTESLRAMCRDGLVTRTAYDEIPPRVEYELTPLGRSLLEPMAAGCAWNREHLAELLAARTASAR, encoded by the coding sequence GTGCACCACCGACAGCACGCCGATCCGGATCGGCGACAAGTGGACCGCGAAGATCATCACCTGCTTGCGGGACGGCCCCGCCGCTTCTCCGAGCTCCAGGTGCCCCTGGGCAGCGTCACCCCGAAGGTGCTCACCGAGTCCCTGCGAGCCATGTGCCGCGACGGCCTGGTCACCCGCACCGCGTACGACGAGATCCCGCCCCGCGTCGAGTACGAGCTGACCCCGCTCGGCCGCTCGCTGCTGGAGCCGATGGCCGCCGGCTGCGCGTGGAACCGGGAACACCTGGCCGAGCTGCTGGCCGCCCGCACCGCGTCGGCCCGTTAG
- a CDS encoding NAD(P)-dependent oxidoreductase: MDRIVVFGAGGRAGRRTVAEAVARGHQVTAVVRDPARHEDLRGPGVTVVTGDVTDAVAVAELAAGHRAAVNTAARMDVPAEEFFPAAARALTEGLLRAGVGRLVAVGVGSTLETAPGVAVHDAPDFPAEYRDFSVGHAAQFAVLEAADPRLDWVLLVPPPVVLDDTAARTGRYRTGGAAVLPGAEAFSYADLAAALVDEIDTPRHHRALVAVAP; the protein is encoded by the coding sequence GTGGACAGAATCGTCGTCTTTGGCGCCGGTGGGCGGGCCGGTCGGCGTACCGTCGCCGAGGCGGTCGCCCGAGGTCACCAGGTCACCGCCGTGGTCCGCGATCCGGCCAGGCACGAGGACCTGCGCGGCCCCGGCGTGACCGTGGTCACCGGTGACGTCACCGACGCCGTCGCGGTCGCGGAGCTCGCCGCCGGCCACCGCGCGGCGGTCAACACGGCGGCGCGGATGGACGTACCGGCGGAGGAGTTCTTTCCGGCGGCGGCGCGCGCCCTGACCGAGGGCCTGCTCCGCGCTGGCGTCGGCCGCCTGGTGGCCGTCGGCGTCGGCAGCACCCTGGAGACCGCGCCCGGCGTGGCGGTGCACGACGCGCCGGACTTCCCCGCGGAGTACCGGGACTTCTCGGTCGGCCACGCGGCCCAGTTCGCGGTGCTGGAGGCCGCCGACCCCCGGCTCGACTGGGTCCTCCTGGTCCCGCCGCCCGTCGTGCTCGACGACACGGCCGCACGCACCGGCCGGTACCGCACCGGCGGCGCGGCGGTGTTGCCGGGCGCGGAGGCGTTCTCGTACGCCGACCTGGCCGCCGCACTCGTCGACGAAATCGACACCCCGAGACACCACCGCGCGCTGGTCGCCGTCGCACCGTAA
- a CDS encoding DNA polymerase III subunit beta, whose amino-acid sequence MSLELTTPTAPLAEAAARVARLLPARSLQPGMATVHLRGGAAGLALSATDGETSVRVLVPATVHVDGEAVVSRHGLADTLAGLDAPEARLAVEGSRLAVRTPGARFALPSLAAARPELPEPPPLAGAIPGAALAAAGAVCGAASRDGALPIFTGVRIVSRDGRLTLVATDRYRMAAAAVPWTPEPGGGDVAALVPAASLAEICRQAARAETLLVYAGGDRFGLSWAGCTVVTASLAGPFPDRQLDQLLAVDPQCTVEADADVLTAAVQRASPYAGPHGRVTVRPGDGALQVCGRDPLHGESEEAVKASVRGDHVTAHYQARYLVDALRPFAGETVRMRIQAGMRATAFSAAGGDLTYLVVPMRAEDA is encoded by the coding sequence ATGTCGCTGGAGCTGACCACGCCGACCGCGCCGCTGGCCGAGGCCGCCGCGCGGGTCGCCCGCCTGCTGCCCGCCCGCTCCCTGCAACCGGGCATGGCCACGGTCCATCTGCGCGGCGGCGCCGCCGGGTTGGCGCTGTCCGCCACCGACGGCGAGACGTCGGTGCGGGTGCTGGTGCCCGCGACCGTCCACGTCGACGGCGAGGCGGTGGTGTCCCGGCATGGGCTCGCCGACACCCTCGCCGGGCTGGACGCGCCCGAGGCGCGGCTGGCGGTGGAGGGCTCCCGGCTCGCGGTGCGCACTCCCGGTGCCCGGTTCGCGCTGCCGTCGCTGGCCGCCGCCCGGCCGGAGCTACCGGAGCCGCCTCCGCTGGCCGGCGCGATCCCCGGTGCCGCCTTGGCCGCCGCCGGGGCGGTGTGCGGCGCGGCGTCCCGCGACGGCGCGCTGCCCATCTTCACCGGCGTCCGGATCGTGTCCCGGGATGGGCGGCTCACACTGGTGGCGACCGACCGCTACCGGATGGCGGCCGCCGCCGTCCCGTGGACGCCGGAGCCGGGCGGCGGCGACGTCGCGGCCCTGGTGCCGGCCGCGTCGCTCGCCGAGATCTGCCGGCAGGCTGCCCGGGCCGAGACCCTTCTGGTGTACGCCGGCGGCGACCGCTTCGGGCTGTCCTGGGCCGGGTGCACGGTCGTCACCGCCTCGCTGGCAGGGCCGTTCCCCGACCGCCAGCTCGACCAGCTGCTCGCCGTCGATCCACAGTGCACGGTCGAGGCGGACGCCGACGTTCTTACCGCGGCGGTGCAGCGCGCCTCGCCGTACGCGGGGCCGCACGGGCGGGTGACCGTCCGGCCGGGTGACGGCGCGCTCCAGGTGTGCGGCCGCGACCCGCTGCACGGCGAGTCGGAGGAGGCGGTCAAGGCGAGCGTGCGCGGCGACCACGTCACCGCCCACTACCAGGCGCGCTACCTGGTTGACGCGCTGCGCCCGTTCGCCGGCGAGACCGTCCGGATGCGGATCCAGGCCGGGATGCGCGCCACGGCGTTCAGCGCGGCCGGCGGCGACCTCACCTACCTGGTCGTGCCGATGCGGGCCGAGGACGCCTAA